GAAGGCCTGGGCGAGGGCGAAGCCCAGGCCGCTGGAAGCGCCGGTGATGATGACGGTGCGTGGGGTGCTCATGAGGGTGATCTCCTGGTAGGTGAGCCGCAAGCTCGGTGTGGGATCACTTTAAGTTGCAACGCAGGCTTGAAAAATGAGGCGCATGGTATTTCAATCGATACACCATGTAATCAATAGGGCTGCCATGACCCGCCATTTCGATGACCTGCAACTAGGCAGCCTGGAGCTGTTCTGCCTTGCCGCCGACGCCGGCAGTTTCACCGAAGCGGCCATGCAGGCAGGTGTCACGCCCGCAGCGGTGAGCCGTTCCGTAGCGCGCCTGGAGGAGCGCCTGGGCGTGCGCCTGTTCGTCCGCACCACGCGCCAGATGCGCCTGAGCGAGGTCGGGCAGGCGTACTACCAGCAATGCCGCCAGGCCCTGGGGCAACTGGTCGAGGCCGAGCGCCAGGTGGCGGGCGGGCAGCTCGAGCCCAGCGGTCGCCTGCGTATCAGCGCGCCGACCCCCTATGCCCATCATCGTCTGCTGCCGTTGCTGCCGCGTTTTCGCGAGCGCTTTGCCCAGGTCCAGGTGGATGTGCACGTCAGCAACCGCAACGTCGATTTCGCCGAGGAGCCGTTCGACCTGGCTATCCGGGGGCGTGCCCCAGCGGATTCGCGTCTGGTGGCCCGGTGTCTGGAGGACGCTGAGCTGGTGGTTGTCGGCACCCCGGGCTACCTGGCGCGCAAGGGCGTGCCCCGCACACCTGCCGACCTGGCCGCTCACGACTGCATCCAGTTCGAAATGCCCAGCAGCGGCCGCCGGCCCCCTTGGAGCTTTCGTCAGGACGGGCAAGTGGTGGAGATCGACACCCAGGGCGGGCTCACCTGCCTGGGCGACTTTCTCGCCACCAGCACCTTGGCCAGGCACGGCGGCGGCCTGATGCAGGCCTACCGCTTCACCGTGCAGGACGCCCTGGCCAGCGGTGAACTGGTGGAGGTGCTGGGCGACTACGGTGGGACGTCGCGGCCGTTCATGCTGATCTATCCCCAGGCCCGGCACATGCCTCTGAAAGTGCGGGTGTTCATCGACTTCCTGGTGGCCGCGGTGGCCTGACCGTTGGGCTGAAGCCGCGTCGGCCGTGCCCTGGCTGACTATTCTTGTTGCTGCGTCGGCGACCCGGCCGGCGCTCATCCCGGCAGTCCGGTCATTTCCCAGGAGAACGCTCCATGAAATCCATGACACTGCTTGTGATCGCGTCCGTGCTCAGTTTCGCCGCCCATGCCGAAGACAGCGCGGCAACCAACTGCGACGCCAAGATCAAGGACCTCGAGTACATCAGCAAGAGCGATGGCCAGGCGCTGCATGGCGGCATGGCCCACGACTACCACGAGTTGCTCAAGCAGGCCAAGGGCGATATGGCGACTTGCATGAGCCAGGCCGACCGCGCCAAGACCATCTACAACAAGGCGCGCGGCAAGTAGCCGGCGGTAATTTCCGAAGGCGGCCAGGTCTCGTGTAAGCTCGCGCCCGACATTCCACGAGACCGCCGCATGAACCCGACCCATCCGCGCCTCGACAGCCTGCTCACCGGCAGCGCCCGGCCGTTTACCCGCCCAGGCTCGCACAGCGCCATCGACAAGCAGCCCCGCGAGGGCACTCTGCAGGTGACCTTCCTCGGTATCGCCGGGGATGAACAGGGCGACCTGCGTGTCCACGGTGGGGTCGAGAAGGCCATCCATCACTATCCCCGCGACCACTATCCGGACTGGGCCGCCGAACTCGGCGATCACCCGTTGCTGGCCAAGCCAGGCGCGTTCGGTGAGAACTTCAGCAGCCATGGCTGGCGCGAAGCCGACGTCTGCCTGGGTGACCGCATCCGTGTCGGCACGGCGCTGCTGGAGATCTCCCAGGGCCGCATGCCGTGCTGGAAGCTCAATGACCGCTTCGACGTGGCGCAGATGGCGCTGCGGGTGCAGCAGAGCGGGCGCACCGGCTGGTACTACCGGGTGCTGGAAGAAGGTGTGGTGACGGCGGGCGATACACTGGAGCTGGTCGACCGACCCCATGGCCAGTGGTCGGTGGCGCGCTTGTCGGCGGTACTGTTCGACAAACGCCTGGAGCCCGAGCTGCTGCGCGAATGCCTCGAGCTGCCGCTGGTGCCGAACTGGCGCCGCACCCTGGAAAAGCGCCTGGAGCAGCACCAGGTCGAAGACTGGACGTCGCGCCTGCAAGGCCGTACCGACGCCTGAGCCCAGGCGCTTTCAACCGTTTTCAAGACAAGGATTGCCCCATGCCTTTCGAACTGGATGACCGCCTGGTGATCGGAGTCGCTTCCAGCGCGGTGTTCGACCTGAGCGAGTCCGACGCAGTGTTTCGCCGCGACGGCGAGGCCCAGTACCGCAAGTACCAGGAGCAGCACCTCGACGTGCCCCTGGGCAAAGGCATTGCCTACCCGTTCATCAAGCGCTTGCTGGCCCTCAACGACTTGCGCGATGACCCGGAAGACCCGCTGGTGGAAGTAGTGCTGTTGTCGCAGAACGACCCGGACACCGGGTTGCGGGTGATGAAGACCATCGGCCATTACGGGCTGAACATGACCCGGGCCATCTTCACCCAGGGCCGCTCGCCCTACGCATACATCCCGGCGCTGAACATCGCGCTGTTCCTGTCCGCCGACAAGCAGCACGTCGACGCGGCAATCAAGGCCGGTTACCCGGCGGGGCAGGTGCTGGATTCGAAGTTCGATGATGACGAGAGCGACGACAACCTGCGCATCGCCTTCGACTTCGACGGCGTGCTGGCCGGGGACGAATCGGAGGCGGTGATGCAATCGGGTGGGCTGGACAGCTTCCACGCCCATGAAGTGATGAACGTCGCCCAGCCGCACAATCCGGGGCCACTGAAGGAGTTCTTCGTGCGTATCGCGCGGATCCAGGCGGCGGAGGAGCAATACAAGCTTGAGCACCCCGGTTACGAGAACCGCCTGCGGGTGTCGATCGTCACCGCGCGCAACGCGCCATCCCACGAGCGTGCGCTCAACACCCTGAAAAGCTGGGGGGTGATGGCCAATGACGCATTCTTCCTTGGGGGGATCGAAAAGCGCCGGGTGTTGCGGGTGCTCAAGCCGCACATCTTCTTCGACGACCAGTCGGGGCACCTGAAGAGCACCAGCACCGTGGTGCCCTCGGTGCACATTCCCTTCGGTGTGACCAATCGCTCGGCCTGATCCGGCAAAGCTGTGACGCAGCTTTTCTTGAGGCGGGCGCGGTCACTGTGGGGGCGGGTTTACCCGCGAATGCGGTGGTGAATCTTCCATTGCATTCGCGGGTAAACCCGCTCCCACAGGATGGACCACGCTGAGTTTGTAACTGGCGCGCGGACCGTCAGAACCAGCGATCATTGCGCTTGCGGCCACGGGTCAGCGCCGGCAGGATCAACCCCACCAGCAGCCCGGCACCGGCGATGCTGCCGCCATAGACCATGTAGCGCATCATCACCTGCTTGTTCTCGTCGCCCAGGCGCGCCTGGGTGTCGCGCAGGGTCGACTGGCTCTGCGCCAACTGCTCGTTGAGCGCCTTGTTGCGGGTTTCCAGCTCGTCGATCAGCGCCTTGCGCGAATCAAGGGTTTCGTGCATGCCCTGCACACGGCTCTTCCAACTGTCATCGATGGTCTTGAGCTGGCCGGACAAGTCCGCCACCTGGGCGTCGAGCTGCGGCAGGCGCTCGTTCTGCCCCGGCACCGCCTGCAGGTCGCTGGTGAGGATCCACACCAGGTCGCCGCTTTGCCCACGCACCTGGCTGTAGTTGCCCTGGGTGGTCTGCAGCGTGACCTTCTGCCCGGACTTGAGCGTGCCGACGATTCGGTGGCCATCGGTGGGGCCGCTGCGTACATAGGTGCTCAGGCTGTCACTGACCCAGCGCGCATCGCTGGCCGGTTCTTCGGCGTGGGCGGGTGCGGCCAGGGCGATCAGGGCGGCGATCAGGCCGCCGCGCAGGGCGGGCAGGGCGGAGGAGGCAGGCTGGTTTTCTGGCATGGTGATCTTCGCTGCAACAGGACAAATAAGGGCCCGATGACTGGGCCGGCGATCCGGTCGGGTGGATTGACCGTCAGCGAAAGACCGCTTTTTTGTAGGCAGGTTCACTGCTTGATATGGGAATTGTCTGCAGAATGTTGCTTGATGCGAAGCATGCGGGGGCGAGGTGGGCGCCAGCGAGCACCCACGGCGGGGATCAGCGGGTGGCGCCCTTGCCGTCCAGGCGGGCCTGCTCCAGCAGCAGGTTCAGCTGGGCGACCTGCTGGCGCAGTTGGTCACGTTCGTCCTTCAACTGGCGCAGTTCGTCACGGCGCACGGTCACGTAGAGGGTCTGGGTGGGAGTGGCAGGCATCAAGGTACCCATTGGCACACCTCGCTTGGCTGGTGACATTCAAAAGCGTAGACGCTTCAGGCGGCGCGCATTCTGAATTCTTTGCAGGCCCTTGGGAACTTTTTTGTTTATCGTTGTCACCCCGTTCGTCGGTGAACCCTCGAGCGGATCGCTGGACTAATCTGAAATCTTCAAATGTTGTCATCCAAATCCAAGGGGAGCGTCGGCACATGCAACTGGGAATCATCGGGCTGGGCCGCATGGGCGGCAATATCGCAAGGCGCCTGATGCGCGATGGCCATCGCACCGTGGTCCATGATCGCAGCCGCGAGGCCATCACCGCGCTGGAGGGTGAGGGCGCGCAAGGGGCCCACGACCTCGGCGCGCTGGTGCAGAAGCTCAAGGCACCGCGCGCGGTGTGGGTGATGCTGCCGGCAGGCGAGCCCACCGAACAGACCATCGCTCAACTGGCCGAGCTGCTCGAGCCGGGCGATGCGATCATCGACGGCGGCAACACCTTCTACAAGGATGACGTGCGCCGCGCCGCCGAGCTTGCCAAGCGCGGCCTGCACTACCTCGACGTCGGCACCTCCGGTGGCGTCTGGGGCCTGGACCGCGGCTACTGCATGATGATCGGTGGCGAAAAGGCGGTGTTCGAGCGCCTGGAGCCCCTGTTCAAGACCCTGGCCCCCGGCGTCGGTGACATCCCGCGCACCCAGGGCCGCACGGGCGAGCATGACCGCGCCGAGCACGGCTACATCCACGCCGGCCCACCGGGCGCCGGCCACTACGTGAAAATGGTCCACAACGGTATCGAGTACGGCCTGATGCAGGCCTACGCCGAAGGCTTCGACCTGCTGCGCAGCAAGGGCGGCAATGAGCTGCCGGAAGACCAGCGCTTCGACCTCAACGTGGCGGAAATCGCCGAGGTGTGGCGCCGTGGCAGCGTGGTCACCTCCTGGCTGCTGGATCTGACCGCCGACGCGCTGGTCGCCGACCCGCAGCTCAGCGAATTCAGCGGTTCGGTCTCCGACAGCGGCGAAGGGCGCTGGACCATCGATGCCGCAGTCGAGCAGGCGGTGCCGGTGCCGGTGCTGTCCAGCGCGCTGTTCGCCCGCTTCCGCTCGCGCCAGCAGCAGGGCACCTACGGCGACAAGATCCTCTCCGCCATGCGCCTGGGCTTTGGCGGCCATGTCGAGAAGAAGGGCGAATGACCAAGCAGACGATCCCTGCCGCGCCGCCTTGCACATTGTTCCTGTTCGGCGCCAATGGCGACCTGGTCAAGCGCCTGCTGATGCCGGCGCTGTACAACCTGGCCCGCGATGGCCTGCTCGATCGCAACCTGCGTATCGTCGGCGTCGACCACAACCCGGCCACCGCCGAAGCCTTCGCCGAGCGCCTGCATGCCTTCATGCAGGAGCGCGACAAGGGGCGTGAAGGCGATGAGCGTTGCCTGGACGACGCGCTCTGGCAGCGCCTGGCCAAGTGCATCGACTACCAGACCGGTGATTTTCTCGACCCCGAGACTTACAAGGCCTTGGCGGCGCGCATCGATGCGACCCGCCACGGCAACGCCATCTTCTACCTGGCCACTTCGCCACGTTTCTTCCCAGAGGTGGCCCAGCGCCTGGGCGCGGCCGGCCTGCTCGACGAGTCCGCCGGCGGTTTTCGCCGGGTGGTGGTGGAGAAACCCTTCGGCACCGACCTGGCCAGCGCCGAGGCGCTAAATACCTGCCTGCTCAAGGTGATGAGCGAACGGCAGATCTACCGTATCGACCATTACCTCGGTAAAGAGACAGTGCAGAACATTCTGGTCAGCCGTTTCTCCAACGGCTTGTTCGAGGCGTTCTGGAACAACCACTACATCGATCACGTGCAGATCACCGCCGCCGAGACCGTCGGCGTCGAGACCCGCGGCGCCTTCTACGACAGCACCGGCGCCCTGCGCGACATGGTGCCCAACCACCTGTTCCAGTTGCTGGCGATGGTGGCGATGGAGCCGCCCGCAGCGTTCGGCGCCGACGCCGTGCGCGGCGAGAAGGCCAAGGTGATCGGTGCCATTCGCCCCTGGTCGGCGAAGATGGCCCTGAAGAACTCCGTGCGTGGCCAGTACACCGCGGGCAAGCAACTGCCGGGTTACCGTGAAGAGCCTAACGTAGACAAGGACAGCCAGACCGAAACCTATGTCGCGCTCAAGGTGATGATCGACAACTGGCGCTGGGCGGGGGTGCCGTTCTACCTGCGCACCGGCAAGCGCATGAGCGTGCGCGACACCGAGATCGCCATCTGCTTCAAGCCCGCGCCCTATGCCCAGTTCCGCGAAAGCGAGCTGGCGCGGCCCAAGCCCAACTACCTGAAGATCCAGATCCAGCCCAACGAGGGCATGTGGTTCGACCTGCAGGCCAAGCGCCCGGGGCCGGAGCTGGTGATGGAGAACGTCGAGCTGGGGTTCGCCTACAAGGACTTCTTCAAGATGACCCCGGCGACTGGGTACGAAACGCTGATCTACGACTGCCTCACCGGCGACCAGACCCTGTTCCAGCGGGCAGACAATATCGAGAACGGCTGGCGTGCCGTGCAGCCGTTCCTCGATGCCTGGGCTGGCGAGGGAAGCGAGGTGCATGGTTACCCGGCAGGCGAGGATGGCCCGGAGGCTGGCAACGAACTGCTGGCGCGTGACAAGCGCGAGTGGCATACGTTGGGTTGATCTGTCCGACCCCGTCTCATCGCGGGGCAAGCCCGCTCCCACGCCCACCCTCGCTGTGATGGCTTGTGGGAGCGGGCTTGCCCCGCGATGGGGTTTAGGCCATTTTCTGCATTTGTGTTGGAACACCCACCCTCACCCTGGCATCCAAACTCAGCTCACACTTGACTGAGGCCACCAGATGCCCGCCCCGATCGAAGACTACGCCCTCATCGGCAACTGCCGCAGCGCCGCCCTGATCAACCGCGACGGCGCCCTCGACTGGCTGTGCCTGCCACGCTTCGATGCCCCGGCCGTGTTCGCCGCGTTGCTGGGCAACGAAGAAAACGGCCGCTGGCGCCTGGCCCCCAGCGACCCTGTCGAGCAGACCACGCGTCAATACCTCGAAGACACCCTGGTACTGGAAACCACCTGGACCACCGCCAGCGGCCGTGCCCGCGTGCTTGAATGCATGCCGCTGGGCGACAGCAATGCGGTGTTGCGCATCGTCAAAGGCATCACAGGCGAAACTGCCTTCGAGATGGACCTGGTGCTGCGCTTCGATTATGGGCGCAGCGTCCCCTGGGTGGAAAAGCTCGACCCGCTGACCCTAAGCGCCGTTGCCGGCCCCGACCGCCTAGTCCTGCGCAGCACCACCGAAACCCACGGTCGCGATCACCACAGCGTCGCGCGCTTTCGTGTCCGCGCCGGCGAGCGGCAAGTCTTCAGCCTCTGTCACCAACCCTCACACCTGCCCGTGCAACCTGGCTTCGATGCCGACCAGGCCCTGGCGCAGACCGTCGACCAATGGCGGGCCTTTGCCGCCCGATGCCCCGACGTGGGCCCTTACAGCGCCTTGGTGCGCCGCTCGCTGCTGACCCTCAAGGGCATGACCTACGCCCCCACTGGCGGGATGGTCGCTGCCGTCACCACCTCGTTGCCCGAGCGCGTCGGTGGCGAGCGCAACTGGGACTACCGCTACTGCTGGCTGCGCGACGCCACCATGACCTTGCTGGCGTTCATGAACCTTGGCTACTTCGACGAGGCCCAGGCCTGGCGCGAATGGCTGCTGCGCTCGGTGGCTGGCAATCCCGAGCAGATGCAGATCATGTACGGCCTGGCGGGGGAGCGTGACCTGCCCGAGTTCACCTTGCCCTGGCTGGCGGGCTACGAGCGTTCGCAGCCGGTGCGCGTGGGCAACGCCGCCTCCGAGCAACGCCAGCTCGACATCTACGGTGAACTTGCCGACGCCATGGCCCAGGCGATCAAGGGCGGCCTGCCACGGCACCCGCGCAGCGCCGCCATCGCCCGGGCGATCCTGCCCTATGTCGAGCGCATCTGGCGCGAGCCCGACGAAGGTCTCTGGGAGGTGCGCGGAGGCCGCCAGCACTTCGTTCACTCCAAGGTCATGGCCTGGGTAGCGTTCGACCGCGCGGCGGGCCTGGCTGACACCACTGAGGAAGGCCGCGAGCGCAGCAGCCATTACCGCCAGGTGGCCGACGAGATCCATCGTGAGGTCTGTACTCGCGGGCTGGATGCCCAGGGGCAGTTCTTCGTGCAGGCCTACGGTTCGACTGAACTCGACGCCAGCCTGCTGCAGATCGCCCTGACCGGATTCCTGCCGGCCGACGACCCTCGTTTCCTGCGCACTCTCGAACAGATCGAGGGGCGGTTACTGCGCAATGGATTGCTGCTGCGCTATGACAGCGACAGTTGCAGCGACGGCCTGACGCCGGGGGAGGGGACGTTCCTGGTGTGTTCGTTCTGGCTGGCGGACGTGTACGTGCTGTTGGGGCGGCGGGAGGAGGCGCAGGCGTTGTATGCGCGGTTGACGGGGTTGTGCAACGACGTCGGGTTGCTGGCCGAGCAGTACGATCCGGTGGGCAAGCGCATGCTGGGGAATTTTCCGCAGGCCTTCAGCCATATCGGGATCATTAACACGGCGTTGAACCTGCACCGGGCGCAGTGCCCGGTGCGGGATCGGGCAAAGTGTGATTAAGCGTTGCCACGTGTCCAGCGTGTTGGCTGGACACTTGTTAAATTTGCAGCATGCAGTTCAAGCCAGAGCCTCACGTGAGACTGTCCGGGATGGCTTCGATATCACTGATTTCCAGAACGGCTTTGGCGTGCTTTAGTCGCCCAGTAACGCTGATGTTCACTTCACTCGCAAAGTGTTCGACGACATCGTCGTACAAGGTGTCGTTGAATGCGCATTTGAGTTCAGGTTCTGCGTTGGGGCGACTGCGCAGAATGAACGTCAGATTGTCTTTGTCCAGCTCCCGAATTTTGCCGCTGGTCTTCATGAGCTGATGCTTCAGCGTTTGATGTCCTGCCAGGGTTTCACTGATGCGCTTGCGGTGGGCGCGGGTGAGCCGAAACACATGGTTGTTGCTGATCAACTGACCGCGAAGTTCGGCAGATTCCACTTGGCCATGGGTGGGGGGGGTCAGGTCTTTCAGGGCTTCCAGCACGGACAGTTCGGGTTCGCCACCTGATTGATCGACGAGCCAGCGTAGCCCTTTTTCGAGTACCTGTGCACTTTGGGCGTAAGCGCCGATGCCAGGGTCTGGCAAGTCCAATTGCTCAAGGCAGGGAGTAGAGAAGGAAACTTCGAAACTGTTGTAGGCAAATCGCGTTGCCGGGAGGTCATACGATTTCCTGAAGCTTTCTTCCGGCCTTCCTTGGGCGATGCTCTGGGTGATCGTTTCCAGAATTTTCTTCAGCGCATTTGCAGGGCTGTTGACTGCGCGCGCAATGACACTGGCGGGGACGGTACCCTCTTTCAACCCTTGCCCCAACAAGCGATAGGATAGTAAAGGCATATGTTCAGGGTACAGCGTGGCATGGGGCTCTGGTTTGAATTTGGCGGGTACTTCATCAAGGCTTGCGATATTCCAGGCCTTTGACGGCGACATGTCATAGCGAAGGTCGACAGCCCAAAGCCAACTTTGCTTGAGCAGGTCATGCACCGATTTGTGTCCAGACTTCAACTGCTGGATCAGTAAGGCGCTACTTGGGGTGACCAGGTAGCGGATCAATTTATTGTCCCGGTCTTCCTTGCTTTCGTACCAGAAGCGCAGAAGGCCATCGTGGCCAAGGGTGGTGAAAATCTTGGGGCCATCGAACTCGTAGAGAACTTCTTCGATTTGCAGGTTTTCAAAGGGTTGGGTGCTGATGTCGGGTGAGATGATGGGCCACGGCATGTTCAAGCCTCCACTACCTTGAAGAGTACGCTGCGCTCAAGGTCTTTGCGCGGCCACCAGGTCATGTGCCGGGGGTTGTGTTTAGTGGGGGTTTCCATCGTTTTGCCGTGGCTGGGATCAAGCTGGGCGGCAACAATGTGTTCTCCAAGCGAGGGAAACAAGGATTGTTGATGGCTGCAACTGGCGAAGTCGGGAAATACGGAGAGTCCATGGCGTGTGCATGCAAGATCGCCAGTTGCATTGACGGCACGGCCACGCTCCGCCTGTGAAAGGCAATCCTGTTGGTTCACGGGGTTGTTGGGCGAAACCATGTAAATCGTTCCAGAGCAGCTCACGGCATTGGGCAGCGGGCAGTTGGCGGGCAACCCATCGGGGAAAACCATTATTGCGTCCTTTCGTGTCTGGCATTTTAGGTCTGTAGCAGCGGAGCGTCCATGCGGTACGACTTGACAGTTGGAAGCGTTGCGCAGGGCTTGCCGTGAAGCCATTATCGTAGATGTGAATGGATGAGCTTGGGAACTGCATTCAAACCTGTTTTTTGCTGTGCTTTCTGTGATCCGTTTCCGAAATGCTGCGTGCTGAGGTATTCGCGGTAAGGGTTCCAAGGGGCAGCAACAGCCGAGACAGGTATGTCATCATGCTTGGTCAACGCGTTTGGCGCATGTATCGAGAAGGACCCGTCAATGACCTCGACCCCACCCAACGGCCTGCCGGTCTACCGCCTGATCACCGGCAAGGACGACGCCAGCTTCTGCAAGCGCATTTCCGAGATCCTGGCCATGGGCTACCAGCTGTATGGCTCGCCCAGCGTGACCTTCGACGCCGCCCAGGGGCACGTGGTTGCCGCCCAGGCGGTGCTGTGGCCGGGGCATGGCGGGACCGCACGGGATTGAGCGTCATTCGGGCCGCCATCACCTTGCGCCCGGCCGTGGCCGCCGAGGCCGATGAGATTGCAGCGTTGGTCGCCGAAGCCTATGCCCCCTACATTGCCAGGATCGGCCGCAAGCCGGCACCGATGCTGGATGACTACGCGCAGGTGGTGCGTGACGACGAGGTGTTCGTTGCCGTTCAGGGGGCACGTATCGTCGGCGTGCTTGTGCTGCGATGCGAGGGCCGCGAATTACTGCTGGTGAACGTTGCCGTACTGGCCGCCAGCAAGGGGCAGGGTATTGGCCGTTTACTGATGGATTTCAGTGAAACCCATGCACTCGCCGCAGGCTGCGAGGCCGTTCGGCTCTACACCCACGAGCGGATGCTCGAAAACATCGAGATCTACGGCAAGCTGGGTTACCAGGAGACCCGGAGGGCAGTCGAAGATGGCTTCGCGGGGATGTTCATGCGCAAGTCGCTGGTCGGCCCAAGGCAGCCATGAGCGCTCAGGCCGGTTCGCCGATGCACCACCAGTGCTGTGTCTCGCCTTCCTCGCCGATGACGGGGTGCCCATGCGCGATGAAGCCGTCGGGCAGGTCCAGGGCGAGCGGCGGCAATTTTTTGTGAGTGAATGTTGTGACGCATAGGGTCACATATGTTACTTTGCGATCTGTGACGCATAGGGTCACACTCACCCGTCCGCACTGAGCGGATACGGTGTGCTCCACATGATCATCAGCTTTCGTCACAAAGGATTGCGGCTGTTCCACGAAACGGGCAATGCCCGTGGCATCCAGGCTGCCCATACTCGACGCCTGAGGCGGCAATTGCAGTTTCTCGACAGCGCCATGGTTGCCGATGATTTGGCCGTTCCGGGCTGGCAGTTGCACCCGCTAAAGGGCAGGCTCTCGGGCTTCTGGTCGATCAGCGTGTCAGGCAACTGGCGGTTGGTTTTCAGTAGTGCGGGGGGCGACGTCGAACTGGTCGACTATCTCGACTATCACTGATCAGGAGGCCCTTCATGGCCATGCACAACCCGCCACATCCCGGCGAAACCCTGCGAGAGGATGTCCTGCCCGCACTGGGCCTGACGGTAAAAGCCTTCGCCGCGCACCTGGGCTTCTCGCGCGAGGCACTGTCCCGCGTCTTGCACGGCCGCGCGGCGGTCTCTCCCGACCTGGCGGTGCGCCTGGAAATGGCCGGCATCAGCACCGCGCGGCTGTGGCTGACGATCCAGGTCGACTACGACATCTGGCAAGCCCGGCAGCGGCAGCAGCCCGCCATCACGCGGCTGTTCCAGGCCGCCTGAAAACACAAAGCCCGGGGCGAAACCCCGGGCTTTGTCATTTACACCTGCCTCACGCGTCAGGCCAGCGCTTCACGCCCGCTGCTGGCGACCTTGGTATGGCGCAAGGTCGGAATCAGGAAGGCAATGGCCAGCACGCACGCGCTCACCAGCATCACGAAGCCGCCATCCCAGCCGAAGTGGTCGACGGTGTAGCCCATCGCCGCGCTGGCCGCGACCGAGCCGCCCAGGTAGCCGAACAGGCCGGTGAAGCCCGCCGCGGTACCAGCGGCTTTCTTCGGCGCCAGCTCCAGCGCCTGCAAGCCAACCAGCATCACCGGCCCGTAGATCAGGAAGCCGATGGAGAATAGCGCGATCATATCGATGGTCGGGTTGCCTGGCGGGTTGAGCCAGTACACCAGGGTGGCGACGGTCACCAGTGCCATGAACACGATGCCGGTCAGGCCACGGTTTCCTCGGAAGATCTTGTCGGACATCCAGCCGCACAGCAGGGTGCCGGGGATGCCGGCCCACTCGTAGAAGAAGTACGCC
This genomic stretch from Pseudomonas entomophila harbors:
- a CDS encoding MOSC domain-containing protein, with protein sequence MNPTHPRLDSLLTGSARPFTRPGSHSAIDKQPREGTLQVTFLGIAGDEQGDLRVHGGVEKAIHHYPRDHYPDWAAELGDHPLLAKPGAFGENFSSHGWREADVCLGDRIRVGTALLEISQGRMPCWKLNDRFDVAQMALRVQQSGRTGWYYRVLEEGVVTAGDTLELVDRPHGQWSVARLSAVLFDKRLEPELLRECLELPLVPNWRRTLEKRLEQHQVEDWTSRLQGRTDA
- the zwf gene encoding glucose-6-phosphate dehydrogenase; translated protein: MTKQTIPAAPPCTLFLFGANGDLVKRLLMPALYNLARDGLLDRNLRIVGVDHNPATAEAFAERLHAFMQERDKGREGDERCLDDALWQRLAKCIDYQTGDFLDPETYKALAARIDATRHGNAIFYLATSPRFFPEVAQRLGAAGLLDESAGGFRRVVVEKPFGTDLASAEALNTCLLKVMSERQIYRIDHYLGKETVQNILVSRFSNGLFEAFWNNHYIDHVQITAAETVGVETRGAFYDSTGALRDMVPNHLFQLLAMVAMEPPAAFGADAVRGEKAKVIGAIRPWSAKMALKNSVRGQYTAGKQLPGYREEPNVDKDSQTETYVALKVMIDNWRWAGVPFYLRTGKRMSVRDTEIAICFKPAPYAQFRESELARPKPNYLKIQIQPNEGMWFDLQAKRPGPELVMENVELGFAYKDFFKMTPATGYETLIYDCLTGDQTLFQRADNIENGWRAVQPFLDAWAGEGSEVHGYPAGEDGPEAGNELLARDKREWHTLG
- a CDS encoding LysR family transcriptional regulator; translated protein: MTRHFDDLQLGSLELFCLAADAGSFTEAAMQAGVTPAAVSRSVARLEERLGVRLFVRTTRQMRLSEVGQAYYQQCRQALGQLVEAERQVAGGQLEPSGRLRISAPTPYAHHRLLPLLPRFRERFAQVQVDVHVSNRNVDFAEEPFDLAIRGRAPADSRLVARCLEDAELVVVGTPGYLARKGVPRTPADLAAHDCIQFEMPSSGRRPPWSFRQDGQVVEIDTQGGLTCLGDFLATSTLARHGGGLMQAYRFTVQDALASGELVEVLGDYGGTSRPFMLIYPQARHMPLKVRVFIDFLVAAVA
- a CDS encoding glycoside hydrolase family 15 protein: MPAPIEDYALIGNCRSAALINRDGALDWLCLPRFDAPAVFAALLGNEENGRWRLAPSDPVEQTTRQYLEDTLVLETTWTTASGRARVLECMPLGDSNAVLRIVKGITGETAFEMDLVLRFDYGRSVPWVEKLDPLTLSAVAGPDRLVLRSTTETHGRDHHSVARFRVRAGERQVFSLCHQPSHLPVQPGFDADQALAQTVDQWRAFAARCPDVGPYSALVRRSLLTLKGMTYAPTGGMVAAVTTSLPERVGGERNWDYRYCWLRDATMTLLAFMNLGYFDEAQAWREWLLRSVAGNPEQMQIMYGLAGERDLPEFTLPWLAGYERSQPVRVGNAASEQRQLDIYGELADAMAQAIKGGLPRHPRSAAIARAILPYVERIWREPDEGLWEVRGGRQHFVHSKVMAWVAFDRAAGLADTTEEGRERSSHYRQVADEIHREVCTRGLDAQGQFFVQAYGSTELDASLLQIALTGFLPADDPRFLRTLEQIEGRLLRNGLLLRYDSDSCSDGLTPGEGTFLVCSFWLADVYVLLGRREEAQALYARLTGLCNDVGLLAEQYDPVGKRMLGNFPQAFSHIGIINTALNLHRAQCPVRDRAKCD
- a CDS encoding TIGR04211 family SH3 domain-containing protein, translated to MPENQPASSALPALRGGLIAALIALAAPAHAEEPASDARWVSDSLSTYVRSGPTDGHRIVGTLKSGQKVTLQTTQGNYSQVRGQSGDLVWILTSDLQAVPGQNERLPQLDAQVADLSGQLKTIDDSWKSRVQGMHETLDSRKALIDELETRNKALNEQLAQSQSTLRDTQARLGDENKQVMMRYMVYGGSIAGAGLLVGLILPALTRGRKRNDRWF
- a CDS encoding 5'-nucleotidase, whose translation is MPFELDDRLVIGVASSAVFDLSESDAVFRRDGEAQYRKYQEQHLDVPLGKGIAYPFIKRLLALNDLRDDPEDPLVEVVLLSQNDPDTGLRVMKTIGHYGLNMTRAIFTQGRSPYAYIPALNIALFLSADKQHVDAAIKAGYPAGQVLDSKFDDDESDDNLRIAFDFDGVLAGDESEAVMQSGGLDSFHAHEVMNVAQPHNPGPLKEFFVRIARIQAAEEQYKLEHPGYENRLRVSIVTARNAPSHERALNTLKSWGVMANDAFFLGGIEKRRVLRVLKPHIFFDDQSGHLKSTSTVVPSVHIPFGVTNRSA
- a CDS encoding DUF6026 family protein → MGTLMPATPTQTLYVTVRRDELRQLKDERDQLRQQVAQLNLLLEQARLDGKGATR
- the gnd gene encoding phosphogluconate dehydrogenase (NAD(+)-dependent, decarboxylating), which encodes MQLGIIGLGRMGGNIARRLMRDGHRTVVHDRSREAITALEGEGAQGAHDLGALVQKLKAPRAVWVMLPAGEPTEQTIAQLAELLEPGDAIIDGGNTFYKDDVRRAAELAKRGLHYLDVGTSGGVWGLDRGYCMMIGGEKAVFERLEPLFKTLAPGVGDIPRTQGRTGEHDRAEHGYIHAGPPGAGHYVKMVHNGIEYGLMQAYAEGFDLLRSKGGNELPEDQRFDLNVAEIAEVWRRGSVVTSWLLDLTADALVADPQLSEFSGSVSDSGEGRWTIDAAVEQAVPVPVLSSALFARFRSRQQQGTYGDKILSAMRLGFGGHVEKKGE
- a CDS encoding DUF1737 domain-containing protein yields the protein MTSTPPNGLPVYRLITGKDDASFCKRISEILAMGYQLYGSPSVTFDAAQGHVVAAQAVLWPGHGGTARD